The genomic stretch CAGTCTGCGATTGGAGCGGCTGGGGAAAGTCTGTTTCGTCTTGCTGCGCTTGCCCTTTGCGGCACGGGCGCTGCTGGTGCTGTTTTCGCCTTCTTTGGCGCAACCTGTCGCAGCTGTCTCGTTGCGGGCAGGCTTGCCTGGGATAGGGCTTGACGGTGGAATTTTCTCATAGCATCGCTCCTGCGTCAAGAGCTGCCAGGTGATGCGCGCCATGCGCCGGGCCACACACAGGATGGCGGTATTGGCCTTCTTGCCTGCCGCGCGTTTCCTTTTGTAGAGATCGCCAAAATAAGAGTCGCAGCCCATCGCCACCCATGCGGCCTCCACGAAGGCCCAGCGCAGCCATTTGTTGCAGTGCTTCATGAGCTTGCCGTTATAGGTCTTGCCGCCGCTGCTGCTGGTGCTCGGGCACAGGCCGATGTAGCCGCAGAGCTTTTGGGCGCTGTTGAAGCGGCTGATGTCGTCAATCTCACTGACAACCACCGAGGCCAGGATGGGCCCCATGCCGGGGAGGCTCAGCACGCGCTTCTGGGAAACGGTGCTGCCCATCATCTGCTCCAAAGCGGCCTCGTCTTCTTTGATGCGGGTCTGCACGTTTTTGAGCATGTCGAGCTGCTGCTTGAGCAGCAGCCCGGCCGGGGCGGGAAGCTCCAGCTTCTCCAGGAAGCCCATGCCCTTCCTGCCGAAAAGGTCGCTGCATTGGGGCAGCTTCAGGTCGTGCTGGGCGCCCAGCAGCCGGTGGATGCGGTTGCGCAGCATGGTCCGCTGGCGCACGAAGAAGCAGCGCTGCCGCAGGACCTCTTTGCGCTGGCGTGTCTCTTTGCAGGGGATGTGAACCGCGCTGATCAAACCGGCACGCAGCAGCAGGGCCAG from Prosthecobacter sp. SYSU 5D2 encodes the following:
- a CDS encoding IS110 family transposase, which gives rise to EVLEQSMPSQHLTLANPFKTRIIAEAQVKTDKIDARILALLLRAGLISAVHIPCKETRQRKEVLRQRCFFVRQRTMLRNRIHRLLGAQHDLKLPQCSDLFGRKGMGFLEKLELPAPAGLLLKQQLDMLKNVQTRIKEDEAALEQMMGSTVSQKRVLSLPGMGPILASVVVSEIDDISRFNSAQKLCGYIGLCPSTSSSGGKTYNGKLMKHCNKWLRWAFVEAAWVAMGCDSYFGDLYKRKRAAGKKANTAILCVARRMARITWQLLTQERCYEKIPPSSPIPGKPARNETAATGCAKEGENSTSSARAAKGKRSKTKQTFPSRSNRRLAGC